One Anolis carolinensis isolate JA03-04 chromosome 4, rAnoCar3.1.pri, whole genome shotgun sequence DNA window includes the following coding sequences:
- the LOC100560890 gene encoding cytochrome P450 11B, mitochondrial — protein sequence MGSWAAHRAFPRSLWSGQPCRAVAPAVATKAMPFEAIPRSGTNAWVNLYQFWRTNSFQNFHRVMQRNFQNLGPIYRETVGTYDTVNVFLPRDAAQLFQSEGIFPRRMGIDSWAAHRAMRNHQRGIFLLNGEKWRSDRLVLNKEVISPLGTRKFLPFLNTVAQDFVDFMHRQVRKNARRSLTVDLYHDLFRFALEASSYALYGERLGLLEENPNPESQKFIVAVETMLQTTLPLLFLPPGVVRWVSPKLWQDHMDAWDAIFAHADKCIQNIYQEFCLGQPRKYSGIMAELLLQEEMSLDSIKANMTEFTAGGVDTTAVPLLFSLFELARNPQVQTSIREEIQAAEKQGFGEISKVLNSLPLLKGAIKETLRLYPVGITVQRYLTQDMVLQNYCVPAGTLCQVGLYVLGRSPEVFSHPERYDPTRWLGKEDNHFKALSFGFGSRQCIGRRLAESEMMLFLMHVLRNFKIDTVSKADLNTVYRFILMPEKPPLLTFRPID from the exons ATGGGGTCCTGGGCGGCCCATCGGGCCTTTCCCCGCTCCTTGTGGTCGGGCCAGCCTTGCCGGGCAGTGGCCCCCGCCGTGGCCACCAAGGCCATGCCCTTCGAGGCCATTCCCCGCAGCGGGACCAACGCCTGGGTCAACCTCTACCAGTTCTGGAGGACCAACAGCTTCCAGAACTTCCACCGCGTCATGCAGAGGAACTTCCAGAACCTGGGGCCCATTTACAG GGAGACGGTGGGCACCTACGACACGGTCAACGTCTTCCTGCCCCGAGATGCCGCCCAGCTCTTCCAGTCGGAGGGCATCTTCCCGAGACGCATGGGCATCGATTCCTGGGCGGCACATCGCGCCATGAGGAACCACCAGCGGGGCATCTTCCTctt GAACGGGGAGAAGTGGCGCTCGGACCGGCTGGTCCTCAACAAGGAGGTGATCAGTCCTCTGGGCACCCGCAAGTTCCTGCCCTTCCTCAACACCGTGGCCCAGGACTTTGTGGACTTCATGCACCGGCAGGTCCGGAAGAATGCCCGGCGCTCGCTGACCGTCGACCTCTACCATGACCTCTTCCGCTTCGCCCTGGAAG CCAGTAGCTACGCCTTGTACGGGGAGCGCCTGGGCCTCTTGGAGGAGAACCCAAACCCGGAGTCGCAGAAGTTCATTGTGGCCGTGGAGACCATGCTGCAGACCACGCTACCCCTGCTCTTCCTCCCGCCGGGGGTCGTGCGCTGGGTCAGCCCCAAGCTGTGGCAGGACCACATGGACGCCTGGGACGCCATCTTTGCCCACG cggACAAGTGCATCCAGAACATCTACCAGGAGTTCTGCCTGGGCCAGCCTCGTAAGTATTCGGGGATCATGGCCGAACTGCTGCTGCAGGAGGAGATGTCCCTCGACTCCATCAAGGCCAACATGACCGAGTTCACCGCCGGCGGCGTCGATACG ACGGCTGTCCCGCTGCTCTTCTCGCTCTTTGAACTGGCCCGCAACCCCCAGGTCCAGACGTCCATCCGGGAGGAGATCCAGGCAGCCGAGAAGCAAGGCTTCGGGGAGATCTCCAAGGTCCTCAACAGCCTGCCGCTGCTCAAGGGAGCCATCAAGGAGACACTCCG GCTGTACCCGGTGGGCATCACCGTCCAGCGCTATCTGACCCAAGACATGGTGCTCCAGAATTACTGCGTGCCTGCCGGG ACCTTGTGCCAGGTGGGGCTGTATGTCCTGGGCCGGAGCCCTGAGGTCTTCAGCCACCCGGAGCGCTACGACCCGACCCGCTGGCTGGGCAAGGAGGACAACCACTTCAAGGCCCTCTCCTTCGGCTTTGGGTCGCGCCAGTGCATCGGCCGGAGACTGGCCGAGTCGGAG